The Candidatus Neomarinimicrobiota bacterium nucleotide sequence AATGTGTTAAAGATTACTACCGCCTTCAGTTTAGCCCTTTCACGTCAGAAATAATGAACACCGAAATCAGTAAGGTCTATAACCCAAAGGGTGTGGAAAGCCGCAGGTACGCCCAATGGATGAAGAGCGGGTATTTCCATGCGGATCCAAGCTCTGATAAACCGCCCTATACGATAGTTATACCACCGCCGAACGTAACAGCGGCACTCCATATAGGCCACGCATACAACAATACGATTCAAGACGTGTTCATTCGGTATAAGAAAATGCTCGGATTCGAGACTCTATGGTTGCCAGGAATGGACCATGCGGGGATAGCCACGCAGAATGTTGTGGAAAGGCAGCTCGCCTCCGAAGGTCTCGACAGACATAAGCTTGGCAGAGAAAAATTCGTTGAGAGAGTATGGGAGTGGAAAGAAGAAAAGGGGGGGAGGATAATAGAGCAGCTGAAAATGCTCGGATGCGCTTGCGACTGGGAAAGAGAACGATTTACGATGGACGAGGGTTTGTCTAATGCCGTAAAGGAGGTCTTCGTAAATCTATATGAACGGGATCTCATTTACAGGGACAAATATATAATAAACTGGTGCCCGAGATGCGGCACGGCGCTCTCCGATGAGGAGTCCGAACATAAGGAAATAAACGGACATCTCTATCATATCAAATACCCGATAGAAGGTTCATCCGATCATGTTGTAGTCGCTACAACAAGACCCGAAACTATGCTGGGTGACACTGCGGTAGCGATAAATCCCGATGACAGCAGATATGATAAATTAAAAGGTAAGAGCGTCATCTTGCCGCTTCTGAACCGAACTTTACGGGTTATCGAGGATTCTTTTGTAGAACCCGAATTCGGCAGCGGTGTCGTTAAGGTCACTCCCGCGCATGATCCTAACGATTTTGAGATAGGCAACAGGCATCGGCTTGAAAGAGTGAACATACTTAACGAAGACGGCACACTCAACGACAACGCCGGTCCCTATGCGGGATTGGACAGGTTTGAAGCCCGAAAAAAGGTAATAAAGGACCTGGAGTCCGAAGGTCTGATGGAGAAGATCGAGGAGCACACTCACAGCGTAGGTCATTGTTACCGCTGCGGTACCATAGTCGAACCGTACCTCTCT carries:
- a CDS encoding class I tRNA ligase family protein, yielding MNTEISKVYNPKGVESRRYAQWMKSGYFHADPSSDKPPYTIVIPPPNVTAALHIGHAYNNTIQDVFIRYKKMLGFETLWLPGMDHAGIATQNVVERQLASEGLDRHKLGREKFVERVWEWKEEKGGRIIEQLKMLGCACDWERERFTMDEGLSNAVKEVFVNLYERDLIYRDKYIINWCPRCGTALSDEESEHKEINGHLYHIKYPIEGSSDHVVVATTRPETMLGDTAVAINPDDSRYDKLKGKSVILPLLNRTLRVIEDSFVEPEFGSGVVKVTPAHDPNDFEIGNRHRLERVNILNEDGTLNDNAGPYAGLDRFEARKKVIKDLESEGLMEKIEEHTHSVGHCYRCGTIVEPYLS